From the Lolium rigidum isolate FL_2022 chromosome 2, APGP_CSIRO_Lrig_0.1, whole genome shotgun sequence genome, one window contains:
- the LOC124688677 gene encoding E3 ubiquitin-protein ligase RNF4-like, which yields MSTTSSARRAARRQSQDGSADKVVVNLDASSPVAGSRPGLTVCPGARTSPIDVEALDDEVQAVSPSQVPPPRVIRRTRPHVTIVDLEVDATPEVNKRPRITPLMHLFPERGEGSSLQSSNAAKISEEPAKAVVPKEPSFDCPVCWNKLVEPSTTNCGHIFCTECIKQAIQYQKKCPTCRKALRKNNFHRIYLPNSHA from the exons ATGAGTACTACCAGCAGTGCGAGGCGTGCCGCAAGGAGGCAGTCGCAAGATGGGTCTGCTGACAAGGTTGTTGTCAACTTGGATGCAAGCTCGCCGGTGGCGGGGAGCCGTCCTGGGCTGACAGTCTGCCCTGGTGCGCGCACATCACCTATTGATGTGGAAGCCCTCGACGATGAAGTGCAGGCGGTATCGCCTTCACAAGTGCCTCCCCCG AGGGTGATTCGGAGAACAAGGCCACATGTGACAATAGTTGATCTGGAGGTCGATGCTACCCCTGAAG TGAACAAACGCCCAAGGATTACACCTCTGATGCATCTCTTCCCAGAAAGGGGAGAAGGGTCCAGCCTGCAG TCGAGCAATGCTGCAAAAATTAGCGAAGAGCCTGCCAAAGCAGTGGTTCCAAAGGAACCGAGTTTTGATTGCCCGGTGTGCTGGAACAAGTTGGTGGAGCCTTCCACGACAAACTGTGGCCATATTTTCTGCACCGAGTGCATCAAGCAAGCTATCCAGTATCAGAAGAAATGTCCTACTTGCCGCAAAGCCCTCAGGAAGAACAATTTCCATCGTATTTACCTTCCGAACTCTCATGCTTAA